The following coding sequences lie in one Thermomicrobium sp. 4228-Ro genomic window:
- a CDS encoding copper resistance protein CopC → MSHRTRSFRGRHYLFVLLLVSIGILTLPRQVSAHAELFSADPPPDALLQQFPTILSLSFSEPVDVIGNGIVVLAPSGRPVQLDGTIHFDEQRTTILIPLENSDEEGTYTVRYSVIGVDGHLVSGHYSFSVGSSTQSPGVPRVEPSIVLQSGARLLHLLGLALVLGSVFLALAGGNRVMPSVQRPLRRATRTGAILVSVAAVAQLSALLSLAGSDHLLRTIGALALSRPASLWLLNLFVGLVVFGMATLPVPWRVRGAGSILSAGALVALRVLDGHAVTAPLSALSVTIAAVHTATGAALLGSFVLLPVALREALHGSERSLGRAEEHLRRWFIALFAVSEPLLLSGAYSLWVNVPSPVALGSSWYGRLLLVKLGLLFLLGIPVLLGIRSWFRRRDLPWSLLRLGGFPATITLIVAGALTLLTPARTAVQRAPEKPGLVLAQNAGPYLVEFAIHPASVGINEITVAASAPNGTEVDDAEVTVAVQTAEGPRLVRLERESTTYHGTLTLAAQTWEFAVYVRRAGEESPPALFTIPIPIPDGLTLLRAVDAAMNELRTVEERTHLTSGGPVVETIVRYQAPDRAAYTNTIPGRPSTETIIIDRTRYDRTSGQPWSEQPWPGSQPFRWPTYRYAETAEDVRILGIQAIDGISCYHITFRDRASGFYYQLWVGINDLRIRRYVMMGPGHYMTGEFARFDDPTITIAPPSLSGAASLP, encoded by the coding sequence ATGTCACACCGTACCCGATCCTTCCGTGGGCGACACTACCTCTTCGTACTCCTACTCGTATCGATCGGCATCCTCACCCTTCCCCGCCAGGTTTCAGCTCATGCTGAACTCTTCAGCGCCGATCCACCACCCGATGCCCTTCTCCAGCAGTTCCCGACAATCCTGTCGCTGTCATTTTCGGAACCCGTCGATGTCATCGGGAACGGCATCGTCGTTCTGGCGCCGAGCGGCCGTCCCGTCCAGCTCGATGGAACGATACATTTCGACGAGCAGCGAACGACGATTCTCATTCCACTCGAAAATTCGGACGAAGAGGGTACGTACACGGTTCGCTACTCCGTCATCGGTGTCGACGGCCACCTCGTCAGCGGGCACTATTCGTTTTCGGTCGGGTCATCGACGCAATCTCCGGGAGTTCCCCGAGTCGAACCCTCCATCGTCTTGCAGAGTGGTGCCCGACTGCTTCACCTACTGGGCCTCGCGCTGGTGCTCGGGAGTGTTTTCCTGGCTCTCGCCGGCGGCAATCGTGTCATGCCCTCCGTCCAACGTCCACTGCGTCGGGCTACGCGCACTGGCGCGATACTGGTCAGTGTCGCCGCGGTCGCTCAGCTGAGTGCGCTGCTCTCCCTGGCAGGCAGTGACCATCTCCTCCGCACGATCGGAGCGCTCGCGCTTTCCCGTCCAGCTTCGCTGTGGCTCCTCAATCTGTTCGTCGGACTGGTCGTGTTCGGAATGGCGACGTTGCCGGTGCCGTGGCGAGTTCGCGGAGCCGGTTCCATCCTCAGCGCAGGAGCGCTCGTCGCGCTCCGTGTTCTCGATGGACACGCCGTTACTGCCCCGCTCTCCGCCTTGAGCGTCACGATCGCAGCCGTCCACACGGCTACCGGTGCTGCGCTGCTCGGGAGTTTCGTGCTGTTGCCCGTGGCCCTGCGGGAGGCATTGCACGGTTCCGAGCGTTCCCTCGGCAGGGCTGAAGAACACTTGCGCCGCTGGTTTATCGCGCTCTTCGCCGTGAGCGAACCGCTCCTCCTCTCCGGCGCCTACAGCTTGTGGGTCAACGTGCCCTCGCCCGTCGCACTGGGATCCAGCTGGTATGGCCGGCTGCTGCTCGTCAAACTCGGCCTACTCTTCCTTCTGGGCATTCCGGTATTGCTCGGCATACGCTCCTGGTTCCGTCGCCGCGATCTCCCTTGGTCGCTCCTCCGACTCGGTGGTTTTCCAGCCACGATCACGCTCATCGTGGCTGGTGCCCTGACTCTGCTGACTCCCGCCCGCACAGCAGTGCAACGTGCTCCCGAAAAACCTGGTCTCGTCCTGGCACAGAATGCAGGCCCGTATCTAGTCGAGTTCGCGATTCACCCGGCCAGCGTTGGAATCAACGAGATCACGGTTGCAGCTTCAGCTCCCAACGGCACCGAGGTCGATGATGCCGAAGTGACCGTGGCAGTGCAAACCGCGGAAGGACCACGCCTGGTTCGGCTCGAGCGAGAGTCCACGACGTACCACGGCACCCTCACGCTCGCTGCCCAGACCTGGGAGTTCGCCGTATACGTCAGGAGAGCAGGCGAAGAGTCGCCTCCTGCCCTGTTCACGATACCTATTCCGATCCCGGACGGGTTAACTCTCCTGCGCGCCGTCGATGCAGCGATGAACGAGTTGCGCACTGTCGAGGAACGCACGCATCTCACGAGCGGTGGCCCAGTCGTGGAGACGATCGTTCGCTACCAAGCCCCCGATCGTGCCGCCTACACGAATACGATACCTGGGCGACCATCGACCGAGACGATCATCATCGACCGGACCCGCTACGACCGCACTTCAGGGCAACCCTGGTCCGAACAACCGTGGCCTGGCAGTCAACCGTTCCGCTGGCCAACGTACCGCTATGCAGAGACCGCTGAGGATGTCCGCATCCTCGGTATCCAGGCGATCGACGGTATCAGCTGTTACCACATCACGTTTCGCGATCGAGCGAGCGGCTTTTACTACCAACTGTGGGTCGGTATCAACGATCTCCGCATTCGTCGATACGTCAT
- a CDS encoding DUF192 domain-containing protein gives MRTPGGADEHVLLEVSSGAVVADRVEIASTWWRRLRGLLGRSALRPGEALVLVPCSSIHTLGMRFSIDVVFLDSYWRIRCLAESVSPWRVGPICPGARYVIELPAGTIARCRLTRGQLLRLVPNEGSCERDDAVSP, from the coding sequence GTGCGGACACCAGGAGGAGCGGATGAACACGTCTTACTCGAGGTATCCTCTGGTGCAGTCGTCGCGGATCGCGTCGAAATCGCCAGCACCTGGTGGCGCCGGCTGCGGGGCTTACTAGGGCGGTCCGCTTTGCGCCCAGGAGAGGCTCTCGTCCTGGTGCCGTGCTCGTCGATTCATACTCTCGGCATGCGCTTTTCGATCGATGTTGTCTTTCTCGACAGTTACTGGCGTATTCGCTGTCTAGCTGAGTCGGTTTCGCCGTGGCGGGTCGGGCCGATCTGCCCGGGGGCTCGGTACGTGATCGAGTTGCCAGCTGGGACCATCGCACGATGCCGCCTCACGCGAGGACAACTCTTGCGACTGGTGCCGAACGAAGGGTCGTGCGAACGAGATGATGCCGTTTCGCCGTGA
- a CDS encoding ComF family protein, translating to MVRSALHRVKYRGERRRGEVLAADVAAVAPELLAHWQGAFSCVVPVPLHRTRLQERGFNQSALIARAIARTLALPMREELVRVKSTLSQVGLTQADRIRNVSNAFRWIGSPLQGTVLLVDDVVTTGATISAAAEALESAGAQSVVVLALARARFD from the coding sequence GTGGTTCGCTCAGCCCTCCATCGCGTGAAGTATCGGGGCGAGCGGCGGCGTGGTGAGGTGCTGGCTGCCGACGTGGCTGCGGTTGCTCCCGAGCTGCTCGCGCACTGGCAGGGAGCGTTCAGCTGTGTCGTGCCGGTTCCCTTGCACAGAACACGGTTGCAGGAGCGCGGCTTCAATCAGAGTGCGCTCATCGCGCGGGCTATCGCACGGACGCTCGCTCTGCCCATGCGAGAAGAGCTGGTGCGCGTGAAGTCGACGCTCTCGCAAGTTGGGCTGACACAAGCCGACCGTATCCGGAACGTGAGCAATGCGTTTCGCTGGATCGGTTCACCGCTGCAGGGTACCGTTCTCCTGGTCGACGACGTCGTGACGACGGGCGCAACGATCAGTGCGGCGGCTGAGGCACTGGAATCGGCAGGCGCACAGTCGGTCGTCGTGCTCGCGCTGGCGAGGGCGCGATTCGATTAG